Proteins encoded together in one Centropristis striata isolate RG_2023a ecotype Rhode Island chromosome 6, C.striata_1.0, whole genome shotgun sequence window:
- the LOC131973043 gene encoding alpha-2,8-sialyltransferase 8F-like has protein sequence MLGQPLRSLYSLFFTLLCLGTLLTIVIWHMGDNNNVEPYRPPRHKKSPPRLSELCKGCGEVIAKVKERYSQNWMKQENNYTKFRSELSSKCNGFDKAIITQANTPVGSKIVFDGQKKRSLEVTPEIFSTFAKEHPLPNQTWDTCAVVGNGEILTDSGCGKMIHSAQFVIRCNLPPLEDDYEKDVGTKTDLVTANLSILKKKYGALQGRRRPFVESLGIYGNSLLLLSGLTSECLRAVYSIEDFESPIRPVFFNPEYFQKLAVFWRSQGIKALRLSTGIMMTSLALELCANVHLYGFWPFSNHPHGLYALTNHYYDDAQFNAKFHVMPIEFDLLLQLHSQGVLRLHLEDCRPGKT, from the exons ATGTTGGGACAGCCTTTGAGGTCACTATactctttgtttttcactttattgTGTCTGGGGACCCTGCTGACCATTGTCATCTGGCACATGGGCGACAACAA TAATGTGGAACCTTACAGACCACCTCGTCATAAGAAAAGTCCTCCTCGACTTTCTGAACTCTGCAAAGGCTGCGG ggaGGTCATTGCCAAAGTAAAAGAGCGTTACTCTCAAAACTGGATGAAGCAGGAAAACAATTACACAAagttcag ATCTGAGCTGAGCAGCAAGTGTAATGGTTTTGACAAGGCCATCATTACCCAGGCCAACACTCCAGTGGGATCCAAGATTGTGTTTGATGGACAAAAGAAGAGGAGCCTCGAGGTGACCCCGGAGATTTTCAGCACCTTTGCAAAG GAGCATCCACTCCCAAATCAAACGTGGGACACGTGTGCTGTTGTTGGGAACGGAGAGATCCTGACTGACAGCGGCTGTGGAAAGATGATCCATTCAGCTCAGTTTGTTATCAG GTGCAACCTTCCTCCTTTGGAAGACGACTATGAGAAAGATGTGGGCACCAAGACTGACCTTGTGACAGCAAACCTAAGCATCCTCAAAAAGAA gtACGGGGCTCTACAGGGGCGTCGCCGTCCGTTTGTGGAGAGCCTGGGAATCTATGGcaactctcttcttctcctttctgGCCTCACTTCTGAGTGCCTGCGGGCTGTCTACAGTATTGAGGACTTTGAAAGCCCCATCCGACCTGTTTTCTTTAACCCTGAATACTTTCAGAAACTGGCTGTCTTCTGGCGCTCCCAAGGCATAAAAGCATTGAGGCTCAGCACCGGCATAATGATGACTAGCCTGGCACTGGAACTCTGTGCTAACGTGCATCTGTACGGGTTCTGGCCCTTCAGTAATCATCCACATGGACTCTATGCCCTGACTAACCACTACTACGATGATGCACAATTTAATGCAAAATTCCATGTCATGCCGATTGAGTTTGACCTCTTGTTGCAGCTGCACAGTCAGGGGGTGCTCAGGCTTCACCTGGAAGATTGTCGGCCAGGTAAAACGTAG